In Paenibacillus hexagrammi, the following are encoded in one genomic region:
- a CDS encoding dihydrodipicolinate synthase family protein: protein MFQVCRSVFTKCPYPYKRLLTPQLLKKCADTGRFSFLKDTSCDLQQIAAKIEAVKGSPLQIFNANSATLLASLRLGAAGFSGVMANFHPDLYVRLTELWSTEQIHAETIQSFLGAASLVELQMYPVNAKYHLRTRGLPILLYCRSRDAGGFKNNHKHEVEQLDAMYRLVKQHLAV, encoded by the coding sequence GTGTTCCAGGTGTGCCGTTCGGTATTTACGAAGTGTCCTTATCCGTACAAAAGGCTCTTAACCCCGCAATTGTTGAAAAAGTGCGCGGATACGGGCAGGTTTTCTTTTTTAAAGGATACAAGCTGCGATTTGCAGCAAATCGCAGCAAAAATAGAGGCAGTAAAAGGAAGTCCACTCCAAATATTCAATGCCAATTCAGCTACCCTGCTAGCCTCGCTGCGCTTGGGAGCGGCTGGATTCAGCGGTGTGATGGCAAATTTCCATCCCGATCTGTATGTTCGTTTGACTGAGCTTTGGAGCACTGAACAGATTCATGCGGAAACGATACAGTCTTTCCTTGGAGCTGCGTCTTTGGTGGAGCTTCAAATGTATCCCGTCAACGCGAAATACCATCTGCGCACCAGAGGACTTCCGATTTTGCTGTACTGCCGTTCGAGGGATGCCGGTGGTTTTAAAAATAATCATAAGCATGAGGTGGAGCAGCTTGATGCGATGTACCGGTTGGTTAAGCAGCATCTGGCTGTATAA
- a CDS encoding alpha-L-fucosidase, with product MTFEVEQTTGDSGWFTHDRFGLFIHWGLYSLAARHEWLQSRERLSGEAYRNKYFNKFDPDLYDPELWAQLAFDAGMKYVVATTKHHEGFCLWDTKLTDYKAPNTPAGRDLIRPMADAFRKRGMKVGFYHSLIDWHHPDYTVDTKHPLRFDPEAVSNNANKDFSRYRDYLFGQTKELMTEYGNVDLLFYDFSFPAENGLSGKGKEDWGSEELIKLIRKLKPNILLNDRLQIGGDITTPEQYLPTKWVQVDGKRVVWETPHTFSGSWGYYRDEESWKSVDMLVKMLIDVVSKGGNLLLNVGPTGRGEFDERTMDRLKGIGEWMRRHSRSIYGCTQAPESIRCPQDCRLTYNPSLNRLYVHVYSWPFKSIHLQGMAGQVEYAQLLNDASEIRFKQGFVESGIENGAYKEGRDESTLVLSLPVKKPDVTVPVIELFLKGGPAQR from the coding sequence GTGACCTTTGAAGTAGAACAAACAACTGGTGACAGCGGATGGTTTACACACGACCGGTTCGGACTGTTTATCCATTGGGGGCTGTATTCGCTGGCGGCGAGACATGAATGGCTGCAGTCAAGGGAGAGATTGAGCGGAGAAGCATACCGAAACAAATATTTTAATAAGTTCGACCCTGATTTGTACGATCCGGAGTTGTGGGCGCAACTCGCTTTCGATGCCGGGATGAAATATGTAGTTGCGACGACTAAGCACCATGAAGGATTTTGCCTTTGGGACACCAAGCTGACCGATTACAAAGCGCCGAACACACCGGCCGGTCGGGATTTGATCAGACCGATGGCAGATGCGTTTCGTAAGCGGGGGATGAAAGTCGGTTTTTATCACTCACTGATTGACTGGCACCATCCGGATTACACCGTAGATACGAAGCATCCATTGCGTTTTGATCCAGAAGCAGTCTCCAATAACGCTAACAAGGACTTTTCCCGTTATCGCGATTATTTATTTGGGCAAACGAAGGAATTGATGACCGAATACGGCAACGTAGATTTGCTGTTTTACGATTTTTCATTTCCTGCGGAAAACGGCTTATCCGGCAAAGGGAAGGAAGACTGGGGCAGTGAGGAGTTGATTAAGCTGATCCGTAAGCTGAAGCCGAATATTTTGCTGAATGATCGTCTGCAAATCGGCGGAGATATTACGACGCCTGAGCAATATTTGCCGACCAAATGGGTTCAAGTTGACGGTAAACGTGTTGTTTGGGAGACGCCTCATACGTTCAGCGGGTCCTGGGGATATTACCGCGATGAGGAGTCATGGAAAAGTGTGGATATGCTGGTTAAAATGCTGATTGATGTCGTCAGCAAGGGGGGCAATCTGCTTTTGAACGTCGGGCCTACCGGTCGCGGCGAATTTGACGAACGTACCATGGATCGTTTGAAGGGAATCGGCGAATGGATGAGGCGGCACAGCCGGTCAATCTATGGTTGTACACAAGCGCCGGAATCAATCCGATGTCCGCAAGATTGTCGTCTAACCTATAATCCTTCACTAAACCGATTGTATGTGCACGTGTACAGCTGGCCGTTTAAAAGCATTCATCTGCAAGGTATGGCGGGACAAGTGGAATATGCGCAGCTGCTAAACGATGCCTCTGAAATTCGATTTAAGCAAGGTTTTGTGGAGAGCGGCATCGAGAATGGAGCGTACAAAGAAGGCAGGGATGAAAGCACACTGGTCCTATCGCTCCCGGTGAAAAAACCGGATGTTACGGTTCCGGTCATTGAATTGTTTTTGAAAGGAGGGCCCGCGCAGAGATGA
- a CDS encoding SDR family NAD(P)-dependent oxidoreductase: MRLDRKTAVVTGAASGIGEAIAKRFAEEGAGVIVNDISDEGNRVVEEIVKQGGRAIFIRADIRVEAEVLKLMKSAKQHFGGLHVLVNNAGVSCQTNVVTADDAQWEQVMNLNLKSAWYCCKHAIPFMLDEGEGSIVNIGSTHVFRTQKDHFPYHSSKAGMLAMSQGICVDFAGRGIRANTISPGYIETPLAETYMQTFPDREKKFNAMLAVHPIGRLGKPSDVANAALFLASDEAAFITGANLVVDGGRSVLQVFD; the protein is encoded by the coding sequence ATGAGGCTGGACCGAAAAACAGCAGTGGTTACCGGGGCGGCATCCGGAATCGGGGAGGCAATCGCCAAACGCTTCGCCGAGGAGGGTGCCGGAGTCATTGTCAATGACATTTCCGACGAAGGAAATAGGGTTGTCGAAGAGATCGTCAAGCAAGGTGGAAGAGCCATATTTATTCGCGCAGATATACGCGTTGAGGCTGAAGTGTTGAAATTGATGAAATCCGCCAAACAGCATTTTGGAGGTCTGCATGTTCTCGTCAATAACGCCGGGGTCAGCTGCCAGACCAACGTTGTGACGGCTGACGATGCCCAGTGGGAACAAGTCATGAATTTGAATTTGAAAAGCGCTTGGTACTGCTGCAAACATGCGATTCCGTTTATGTTGGATGAAGGTGAAGGCAGTATCGTCAACATTGGTTCAACCCACGTTTTCCGAACACAGAAGGACCATTTTCCGTACCACTCTTCAAAAGCGGGCATGCTGGCCATGTCTCAAGGTATATGTGTCGATTTTGCCGGAAGGGGTATACGAGCAAATACGATCAGTCCGGGGTATATTGAAACACCACTAGCCGAAACATACATGCAGACTTTTCCAGATCGGGAGAAAAAGTTTAACGCCATGCTCGCGGTACATCCGATCGGGCGTCTGGGAAAGCCGTCTGACGTAGCGAATGCTGCATTATTTCTTGCTTCCGACGAAGCGGCATTTATTACCGGCGCAAATCTCGTCGTAGACGGAGGCAGGTCGGTTTTACAGGTTTTTGATTAA